One Kitasatospora sp. NBC_01266 genomic window carries:
- a CDS encoding nuclear transport factor 2 family protein, with product MTSTESTVSGPKDVVRRYFAALAAGDQQMVRDSWAPDGSCWYGGELPISGTWQGRDQVIDGFLATAFAHLDPEREIGIRVTNLFGEGEQVFVEWDSWATGRTGRPYQQKNSGVFAVRDGQIVSMREYADTQGWERALIDNAPAPLR from the coding sequence ATGACCAGCACCGAGTCGACCGTCAGCGGACCCAAGGACGTGGTCCGCCGCTACTTCGCCGCGCTGGCGGCGGGTGACCAGCAGATGGTCCGGGACTCCTGGGCACCGGACGGGAGTTGCTGGTACGGCGGCGAGCTGCCGATCTCCGGGACCTGGCAGGGGCGCGACCAGGTGATCGACGGGTTCCTGGCCACCGCGTTCGCGCACCTCGATCCGGAGCGGGAGATCGGGATCCGGGTCACCAACCTCTTCGGCGAGGGCGAGCAGGTGTTCGTCGAGTGGGACTCCTGGGCGACCGGCCGGACCGGGCGGCCCTACCAGCAGAAGAACAGCGGCGTCTTCGCCGTCCGGGACGGACAGATCGTCAGCATGCGCGAGTACGCCGACACGCAGGGCTGGGAGCGCGCGTTGATCGACAATGCTCCCGCCCCGCTTCGGTAG
- a CDS encoding type II secretion system F family protein, giving the protein MISPWAVLAGCVAAAGIALLIAELRPAPPDLGQALERLHRAPAEQRDGTEAADGPWYDRLGNRSLALAGSRVPLQSLALIGRTPARFMAHKLLFALIGLLLPGYLSAMAQFTGLGLPVALPALLGVALAVGGWLLPDGIVQGEAKEARTEYLHGIAAYLELVALERAADHGPAEAMRRAAAVGRGTVFRRLRDALERAATDRLPPWDGLDALAEELGLSALQDVADIMRLSGTDGAAVYDTLRARAKGLRDELLAAELAEAGSTSEQMVAPGAALTLLMTVLIVYPALYQMLHVF; this is encoded by the coding sequence ATGATCTCCCCCTGGGCCGTGCTGGCCGGCTGTGTGGCGGCGGCCGGGATCGCCCTGCTGATCGCCGAACTGCGCCCGGCCCCACCGGACCTGGGACAGGCGCTGGAGCGGCTGCACCGCGCGCCGGCCGAGCAGCGGGACGGCACCGAGGCGGCCGACGGGCCCTGGTACGACCGGCTCGGCAACCGCTCGCTCGCGCTGGCCGGCTCCCGGGTGCCGTTGCAGTCACTGGCGCTGATCGGCCGCACGCCGGCCCGGTTCATGGCGCACAAGCTGCTCTTCGCGCTGATCGGCCTGCTGCTGCCCGGCTACCTCTCGGCGATGGCGCAGTTCACCGGTCTCGGGCTGCCGGTGGCGCTGCCCGCGCTGCTCGGGGTGGCGCTCGCGGTCGGCGGCTGGCTGCTGCCCGACGGGATCGTGCAGGGCGAGGCCAAGGAGGCCCGCACCGAGTACCTGCACGGCATCGCCGCCTACCTCGAACTCGTCGCGCTGGAACGGGCGGCCGACCACGGTCCGGCCGAGGCGATGCGGCGGGCGGCGGCGGTCGGGCGGGGCACGGTGTTCCGCCGGCTGCGGGACGCGCTGGAACGGGCCGCCACCGACCGGCTGCCGCCGTGGGACGGCCTGGACGCGCTGGCCGAGGAACTCGGCCTGAGCGCACTGCAGGACGTGGCCGACATCATGCGGCTCTCCGGCACCGACGGCGCCGCCGTGTACGACACCCTGCGGGCTCGCGCCAAGGGCCTGCGCGACGAACTCCTCGCCGCCGAACTGGCCGAGGCAGGTTCCACCAGTGAGCAGATGGTGGCGCCCGGCGCGGCGCTCACCCTGCTGATGACCGTCCTGATCGTCTATCCCGCGCTGTACCAGATGCTCCATGTGTTCTGA
- a CDS encoding SAF domain-containing protein, which produces MENRTFSSPTLGAPGAVGRGQEQAAGTPATVRAEARSGPVAPSRSLRARRRRPAVIAMAAALIAAGGLGGAVLYNSTGQRIAVLALARDVPYGQPLTADDLVVARIASDPALAPVTAADLDLAVGQRATTDLHRGALLLAADLTRDLVVQPGMQEVGLPVRTSQLPAAGVQVGQQIEIVLIGDQSGSGSGSGSAGPVTMDAVVAQLGKADGDGSQVIDVAVPPGQAATLAVWAAGGRYQVILAPKAGASAAPSGSSGEPSSGSSASPSGSPSPGASRSAGSS; this is translated from the coding sequence ATGGAGAACCGCACCTTCTCGTCGCCGACCCTCGGCGCGCCGGGAGCCGTCGGCCGCGGCCAGGAGCAGGCGGCCGGCACACCCGCCACGGTGCGCGCCGAGGCCCGCTCGGGGCCCGTCGCGCCCTCGCGCTCGCTGCGGGCCCGGCGCCGCCGGCCCGCCGTGATCGCGATGGCGGCCGCGCTGATCGCGGCCGGCGGGCTCGGCGGTGCGGTGCTCTACAACAGCACCGGGCAGCGGATCGCGGTGCTGGCGCTGGCCCGGGACGTGCCGTACGGGCAGCCGCTCACCGCCGACGACCTGGTGGTGGCCCGGATCGCCAGCGACCCCGCGCTCGCGCCGGTGACCGCCGCCGACCTGGACCTGGCGGTGGGGCAGCGGGCCACCACCGACCTGCACCGGGGCGCGCTGCTGCTGGCGGCCGACCTGACCCGGGACCTGGTGGTGCAGCCCGGCATGCAGGAGGTCGGCCTGCCGGTGCGCACGTCCCAACTGCCTGCCGCAGGAGTCCAGGTGGGGCAGCAGATCGAGATCGTGCTGATCGGCGACCAGTCCGGGAGCGGCTCCGGGTCCGGGTCCGCCGGGCCGGTGACGATGGACGCGGTGGTCGCCCAGCTCGGCAAGGCCGACGGCGACGGCAGCCAGGTGATCGACGTCGCGGTGCCGCCCGGCCAGGCGGCGACGCTGGCGGTGTGGGCGGCGGGCGGGCGCTACCAGGTGATCCTGGCGCCGAAGGCCGGGGCGTCGGCCGCGCCCTCGGGCTCCTCGGGCGAGCCGTCGTCCGGCTCGTCGGCGTCGCCCTCGGGGAGCCCGTCGCCGGGTGCTTCGCGCTCCGCGGGGAGCTCCTGA
- a CDS encoding CpaF family protein yields the protein MRDRSTVPAAAAAEFQLQSAPQGEAGGGPLAPGGAAQQAPAPSWARRPAAPGPAPVVQVAPGAGAATATATGVPLRLAPGPVAPGVGGLGSAAPGGGQPWSAVPPPVAPAPVPTPAPTATAAGLPALPVPEQWGPGTAPAVDPRVARELKRQVAAELHQQLSKLTGGQGSSVDRATRRQRGRALIEEAVARWSDSYAQTHGVPPTREQDRALAEAVFDLLFRAGRLQPYLDDPEIENILINGCDDVWVSRVHQPLRQVPPVADSDAELVELLQDLARQHGGGERSLNTANPTLALRLEGGMRLQALTEVTPRPYVAIRRHRVASATLADMVSLGTVDSTIAAFLASAIRARKNVMITGTQGVGKTSLLRAMAAEIPPDERIGTLESEFELWLHTLGHLRQVVPMEAREGNGERVDGKLAGELTIGELIPAALRMTLSRIIVGEVRSGEVVPMLRVMTNGEGGSMCTLHARGPHMVVDRIAELCLEYGAHMTDSLAYRLTANALDLIVHVSMVDETAVGGRRHRFVSHVLEVTGLGEHGRPALNTVFGPRPDLGEPRAVPHTPPNCLDDLRRAGFDAGLLQSAYGSWSAPLPLRIGGLR from the coding sequence ATGCGTGACCGATCCACTGTGCCGGCCGCTGCGGCGGCCGAGTTCCAGCTGCAGTCGGCGCCGCAGGGCGAGGCGGGCGGTGGTCCGCTCGCACCCGGCGGCGCGGCGCAGCAGGCCCCCGCCCCGAGCTGGGCCCGCCGGCCCGCCGCCCCCGGGCCTGCCCCGGTGGTGCAGGTGGCGCCGGGCGCGGGGGCGGCCACCGCCACCGCCACCGGCGTACCGCTGCGCCTGGCCCCCGGCCCGGTGGCGCCGGGCGTCGGCGGCCTGGGGTCGGCCGCGCCCGGGGGTGGGCAGCCCTGGTCGGCCGTGCCGCCCCCGGTCGCCCCGGCGCCGGTCCCGACCCCCGCGCCCACCGCCACCGCGGCCGGTCTGCCGGCCCTGCCCGTCCCCGAGCAGTGGGGGCCGGGCACCGCGCCCGCCGTGGATCCCCGGGTGGCCCGCGAGCTCAAGCGCCAGGTGGCGGCCGAACTCCACCAGCAGCTCTCCAAGCTGACGGGTGGTCAGGGTTCCAGTGTCGACCGCGCCACCCGTCGCCAGCGCGGCCGGGCGCTGATCGAGGAGGCCGTGGCGCGCTGGTCCGACAGCTACGCGCAGACCCACGGCGTGCCCCCCACCCGGGAGCAGGACCGGGCGCTCGCCGAGGCCGTCTTCGACCTGCTCTTCCGGGCCGGGCGACTGCAGCCCTACCTGGACGACCCGGAGATCGAGAACATCCTGATCAACGGCTGCGACGACGTCTGGGTCTCCCGGGTGCACCAACCGCTGCGCCAGGTACCGCCGGTGGCCGACAGCGACGCCGAACTGGTCGAGCTGCTCCAGGACCTGGCCCGCCAGCACGGCGGCGGCGAGCGCAGCCTGAACACCGCCAACCCCACCCTGGCGCTGCGCCTGGAGGGCGGCATGCGGCTGCAGGCGCTGACCGAGGTGACCCCGCGCCCGTACGTGGCGATCCGCCGGCACCGGGTCGCCTCGGCCACCCTGGCCGACATGGTGAGCCTCGGCACCGTGGACTCGACCATCGCCGCCTTCCTGGCCTCGGCGATCCGGGCCCGGAAGAACGTCATGATCACCGGCACCCAGGGGGTCGGCAAGACCAGCCTGCTGCGCGCGATGGCCGCCGAGATCCCGCCGGACGAGCGGATCGGCACCCTGGAGTCGGAGTTCGAGCTCTGGCTGCACACCCTGGGCCACCTGCGCCAGGTGGTGCCGATGGAGGCCCGCGAGGGCAACGGCGAGCGGGTCGACGGCAAGCTTGCCGGCGAGCTGACGATCGGCGAACTCATCCCGGCCGCACTGCGGATGACGCTCTCCCGGATCATCGTCGGCGAGGTGCGCTCCGGCGAGGTGGTCCCGATGCTGCGGGTGATGACCAACGGCGAGGGCGGGTCGATGTGCACGCTGCACGCCCGCGGCCCGCACATGGTGGTGGACCGGATCGCCGAACTCTGCCTGGAGTACGGCGCGCACATGACCGACAGCCTCGCCTACCGGCTGACCGCCAACGCGCTCGACCTGATCGTGCACGTCTCGATGGTCGACGAGACGGCGGTCGGCGGCCGGCGGCACCGCTTCGTGTCGCACGTGCTGGAGGTGACCGGGCTCGGCGAGCACGGCCGGCCCGCGCTGAACACCGTCTTCGGCCCGCGCCCCGACCTGGGCGAGCCGCGCGCCGTGCCGCACACGCCGCCGAACTGCCTGGACGACCTGCGCCGGGCCGGCTTCGACGCCGGGTTGCTCCAGTCCGCGTACGGGAGTTGGAGCGCGCCGCTGCCGCTGCGGATCGGAGGCCTGCGGTGA
- a CDS encoding TadE/TadG family type IV pilus assembly protein has product MSFALVFPLIVLLVLLVVQVALLWYSESVALAAAREGADAGRAYGGTDQDATDRANGFLAPFDGLLGTPAVGVQRPAGTETIVVDVKFTPLFVMPWLDGLTVDQRVQEPIERYVGP; this is encoded by the coding sequence CTGAGCTTCGCGCTCGTCTTCCCGCTGATCGTGCTGCTGGTGCTGCTCGTGGTCCAGGTCGCGCTGCTCTGGTACTCGGAGAGCGTGGCCTTGGCCGCGGCGCGCGAGGGCGCCGACGCCGGGCGCGCGTACGGCGGCACGGACCAGGACGCCACCGACCGGGCGAACGGCTTCCTGGCGCCGTTCGACGGGCTGCTCGGGACGCCCGCGGTGGGCGTCCAGCGGCCGGCCGGCACCGAGACGATCGTGGTGGACGTCAAGTTCACGCCGCTGTTCGTGATGCCCTGGCTGGACGGCCTGACGGTCGATCAGCGGGTCCAGGAACCGATCGAACGGTATGTCGGGCCATGA
- a CDS encoding TadE/TadG family type IV pilus assembly protein yields the protein MSERADRVAPVGADRERGSLAIEAAILVPAIAVLFSLVVIIGQLETASGSVQEAARVGARTVTLDYTAAESDQQLDQAADAAVTQSLAENGLSCHGLTVQATRSSLQTGFLPLRTVRVEVKCTVQVNDLFVTGVPGEMEFDRSFTSVIDYYRPQ from the coding sequence ATGAGTGAGCGGGCGGACCGAGTGGCGCCGGTTGGCGCGGACCGCGAGCGGGGCAGCCTGGCGATCGAGGCGGCGATCCTGGTCCCGGCCATCGCGGTGCTCTTCAGCCTGGTGGTGATCATCGGTCAGCTGGAGACGGCGTCCGGCAGCGTGCAGGAGGCCGCCCGGGTCGGCGCGCGCACCGTGACCCTCGACTACACGGCAGCCGAGTCCGATCAGCAACTCGACCAGGCGGCCGACGCGGCGGTCACCCAGTCGCTCGCCGAGAACGGCCTGAGCTGCCACGGGTTGACGGTCCAGGCGACCCGATCATCGCTGCAGACCGGGTTCCTGCCGCTGCGAACGGTACGGGTCGAGGTGAAGTGCACGGTTCAGGTGAATGATCTGTTCGTGACCGGGGTACCGGGCGAGATGGAGTTTGACCGGTCGTTCACCTCGGTCATCGACTACTACCGTCCGCAGTGA
- a CDS encoding type II secretion system F family protein, translated as MLLYALCGVLLIGGLVALLAGLTGAGGGAERAAAGPLATRAHVLWYGAPGAPAAGMVRLRRIQLALSLIAGPLTWLFSRIAITVLLVPLVIFGLPWLFAVTRSDTRHIVRLEALADWTQRLSDVLLLGTGLNQALITSRRTAPAALRDEVEDLVARLQARWSAEDALRAFADSLADATADKVLAALLLRAGDSGPGLSRALADMADSVRDEVRQRRAIEADRAKHRTTVRWLVSIIFLVILAGSFNGRYTAPYSTVQGQLVLAGLAGLFVAVIAWMRSLAAHRPLPRLLEPDRRSRVGALPEPADPTEEAPAADRRQLGGRHAAPPQAAPGAEPPLLKEPR; from the coding sequence ATGCTGCTCTACGCGCTGTGCGGGGTGCTGCTGATCGGCGGCCTGGTCGCGCTGCTGGCCGGGCTGACCGGCGCGGGTGGCGGCGCCGAGCGGGCCGCGGCCGGACCGCTGGCCACCCGCGCGCACGTCCTCTGGTACGGCGCGCCGGGAGCGCCCGCGGCCGGCATGGTGCGGCTGCGCCGGATCCAGCTCGCGCTCTCCCTCATCGCCGGGCCGCTGACCTGGCTGTTCAGCCGGATCGCGATCACCGTGCTGCTGGTCCCGCTGGTGATCTTCGGCCTGCCCTGGCTCTTCGCGGTCACCCGGTCCGACACCCGGCACATCGTGCGGCTGGAGGCGCTCGCCGACTGGACCCAGCGGCTGTCCGACGTCCTGCTGCTGGGCACCGGGCTGAACCAGGCGCTGATCACCAGCCGCCGCACCGCGCCCGCCGCGCTGCGGGACGAGGTGGAGGACCTGGTCGCCCGGCTGCAGGCCCGGTGGAGTGCCGAGGACGCGCTGCGCGCCTTCGCCGACAGCCTGGCCGACGCCACCGCCGACAAGGTGCTGGCCGCCCTGCTGCTGCGGGCCGGCGACAGCGGCCCCGGGCTGAGCCGGGCGCTGGCCGACATGGCGGACTCGGTGCGCGACGAGGTCCGCCAGCGGCGGGCGATCGAGGCGGACCGGGCCAAGCACCGGACCACCGTCCGCTGGCTGGTCTCGATCATCTTCCTGGTGATCCTGGCCGGTTCGTTCAACGGCCGCTACACCGCGCCGTACAGCACCGTCCAGGGGCAGCTGGTGCTGGCCGGGCTGGCCGGGCTGTTCGTCGCCGTGATCGCCTGGATGCGGTCGCTGGCCGCGCACCGACCGCTGCCGCGCCTGCTGGAGCCGGACCGCCGCAGCCGGGTCGGCGCGCTGCCCGAGCCCGCCGACCCGACCGAGGAGGCGCCCGCCGCCGACCGCCGGCAGTTGGGCGGCCGGCACGCCGCGCCGCCGCAGGCCGCGCCCGGCGCCGAGCCGCCGCTGCTGAAGGAGCCGCGATGA
- a CDS encoding LysM peptidoglycan-binding domain-containing protein — MAAPRAKVRTRQGSSSTAGRPESGRSAARARTAARPPGRRRSPLRSLPAAFGALLVLAGLLVGVPVLLLHGTHAVAAMGGVGTTGIWQELSRPDNGQLFLWALVGIGWLGWGCFALSVLLEIPAQLRGRVARRLPAFGWSQRMAAGLVGAVIALLPVAGASFAAAAPGQLTAATAPAQLTAAPRYAALAGAPATAPTLALPAADPQPQQPGYTVRDSRPADSLWSIAERQLGSGERWQEIAKLNAGRVMDGSGERFDADRPIQPGWQLLMPSDAKPDGSGAVGAATAGSGAAGSGSGAGSAGSGSGSAGAPASGQQGAHDATATVRAGDTLSTIAQRELGSSDDWQQLFDANKGVRAPDGETLTDPNVVVPGMVLTIPGAPTAQPPAPAPAPVPQPAPAASAPVAEQPSAHPSAHPSAGPTAHPSGRAAADPAAHPSSAAAGARERAGGGARESAHLAKAGAEEPAGDYTAALAAAGIGVLLSAVLIGSVAHRRGVQQRARRPRHRIPMPTPPAAAFEAELRARQDSTGLDLLNRSLRTLARNVSRTGKRLPALAAVRVTTGGTVELYLAAAAVPIAPFRAAHAPNVWWCSADSTELLSVQQAAKVPAPYPALVTLGSATDGAAVLADLETVRLLHLAGHPDDARAVLRTIALELAHSPLADRLSLHLVGFPEDLPVSDTVADRVHRYPSLETALAALEPRIAKARASLVDVGATHPRDARSQGHADDAWVPEIVLSAQPPIGDVPSELGRLLDGRPRTCLAVVARAPERGAGPVARWTLPSTGPATLPGLQLSFQLQRLSDEQFGHWGELVSTSESTAQHPAPSWTFEGEELEPADLPKPVPVLAGVGAGTACFVGEALPDGPPEDGPRLIGRLIGTGSSPFASINPAAAPVGSARHSSNGRGLRAISGQGVPPRSVVMPVEPVEPAVAAAEPPVAPDPAVAPEPPAVPEPSAAGEPPVTPEPPAAPEPAPEPAPEPAPIHDAAPAPTPVLPDPRVPFRPEPVPATATPAAGTPFPGPVTARTDADDLLAILRSPEAHAIRTTPRVRLLGPVDVLGACGPTESATVPGLTELAAYLALNPGADPAAADRALHPGDHARPDQALPATFAALADWIGSDPDGRAFLRQEGADRFTFAPTVTCDWDEFRSLYRRGMRSTSTTADAALAHALALVRGAPFAETPDGGYGWAEAARQDMLAAIVDTAHELAARRLQYGDHRSAEAAVFRGLAVAPDVELLHRDLFYAYASAGARDQLLKAVNRLDALSRRTGRSLAPDTVALLRDLLASP, encoded by the coding sequence ATGGCCGCGCCACGAGCCAAGGTCCGAACCCGCCAGGGGAGTTCCTCGACGGCGGGGCGTCCGGAGAGCGGCCGCAGTGCCGCTCGGGCCCGCACGGCGGCGCGGCCGCCGGGGCGCCGGCGCAGTCCGCTGCGCTCGCTCCCCGCCGCCTTCGGCGCGCTGCTGGTGCTGGCCGGACTGCTGGTCGGGGTACCCGTGCTGCTGCTCCACGGCACCCACGCGGTGGCCGCGATGGGCGGGGTGGGGACCACCGGCATCTGGCAGGAGCTCTCCAGGCCGGACAACGGGCAGCTCTTCCTCTGGGCGCTGGTCGGCATCGGCTGGCTCGGCTGGGGCTGCTTCGCGCTCTCCGTGCTGCTGGAGATCCCGGCCCAGTTGCGCGGGCGAGTGGCCCGCCGGCTCCCGGCCTTCGGCTGGAGCCAGCGGATGGCGGCCGGCCTGGTCGGCGCGGTGATCGCGCTGCTGCCGGTGGCCGGCGCCTCCTTCGCCGCCGCCGCTCCGGGGCAGCTGACCGCCGCCACCGCGCCCGCGCAGCTCACGGCCGCGCCGCGGTACGCCGCGCTGGCCGGCGCTCCGGCCACCGCGCCCACCCTCGCGCTGCCGGCCGCCGATCCGCAGCCGCAGCAGCCCGGTTACACCGTGCGGGACAGCCGGCCGGCCGACAGCCTCTGGTCGATCGCCGAGCGTCAACTCGGCTCGGGGGAGCGCTGGCAGGAGATCGCCAAGCTCAACGCGGGGCGGGTGATGGACGGTTCCGGTGAGCGCTTCGACGCGGACCGGCCGATCCAGCCCGGCTGGCAGCTGCTGATGCCGTCGGACGCCAAGCCGGACGGCTCGGGCGCGGTGGGGGCGGCTACGGCGGGGTCGGGTGCGGCGGGGTCGGGATCGGGAGCGGGATCGGCGGGGTCGGGGTCGGGGTCGGCCGGCGCCCCGGCGAGTGGGCAGCAGGGGGCGCACGACGCCACCGCGACGGTCCGGGCGGGTGACACGCTGTCCACCATCGCGCAGCGGGAGCTGGGGAGTTCGGACGACTGGCAGCAGCTGTTCGACGCCAACAAGGGGGTGCGGGCACCGGACGGCGAGACGTTGACCGATCCGAACGTGGTGGTGCCGGGGATGGTGCTGACCATCCCGGGCGCACCGACCGCGCAGCCGCCGGCCCCGGCCCCGGCCCCGGTGCCGCAGCCGGCACCCGCCGCCTCCGCACCGGTTGCCGAACAGCCGTCCGCGCACCCGTCCGCGCACCCCTCCGCCGGGCCCACCGCGCACCCGTCCGGCAGAGCGGCCGCCGACCCCGCCGCCCACCCGAGCAGCGCCGCCGCCGGAGCCCGGGAGCGGGCGGGCGGCGGCGCGCGCGAGAGCGCCCACCTGGCCAAGGCTGGGGCGGAGGAACCGGCCGGCGACTACACCGCCGCGCTCGCCGCCGCCGGGATCGGGGTGCTGCTCTCCGCCGTGCTGATCGGCTCGGTCGCGCACCGGCGCGGCGTGCAGCAGCGGGCCCGCCGCCCCCGGCACCGGATCCCGATGCCCACGCCGCCCGCCGCCGCCTTCGAGGCGGAGCTGCGGGCCCGGCAGGACAGCACCGGACTCGACCTGCTGAACCGCTCGCTGCGCACCTTGGCCCGCAACGTCAGCCGCACCGGCAAGCGCCTGCCCGCCCTCGCGGCCGTGCGGGTCACCACCGGCGGCACCGTCGAGCTGTACCTGGCCGCCGCCGCCGTCCCGATCGCGCCGTTCCGTGCCGCGCACGCGCCCAACGTGTGGTGGTGCTCGGCCGATTCCACCGAGCTGCTCTCGGTCCAGCAGGCCGCCAAGGTCCCCGCCCCCTACCCGGCGCTGGTCACCCTCGGATCGGCCACCGACGGCGCCGCCGTGCTGGCCGACCTGGAGACGGTCCGGCTGCTGCACCTGGCCGGCCATCCGGACGACGCCCGCGCGGTGCTGCGCACCATCGCGCTGGAGCTGGCCCACAGTCCGCTGGCCGACCGGCTCAGCCTGCACCTGGTCGGCTTCCCCGAGGACCTGCCGGTCTCCGACACCGTCGCCGACCGGGTGCACCGCTACCCGTCCCTGGAGACCGCGCTCGCCGCGCTCGAACCCAGGATCGCCAAGGCCCGCGCCTCGCTGGTCGACGTCGGCGCGACGCACCCGCGCGACGCCCGCAGCCAGGGGCACGCCGACGATGCCTGGGTGCCGGAGATCGTGCTCTCCGCGCAGCCGCCCATCGGTGACGTGCCGTCAGAACTCGGTCGGCTGCTCGACGGCAGGCCGCGCACCTGCCTGGCCGTGGTCGCCCGGGCTCCGGAGCGGGGCGCCGGTCCGGTGGCCCGCTGGACGCTGCCGAGCACCGGACCGGCCACCCTGCCCGGCCTGCAGCTCTCCTTCCAGCTGCAGCGACTCTCCGACGAACAGTTCGGACACTGGGGCGAGTTGGTGAGCACCAGCGAGTCCACAGCGCAACACCCGGCGCCGTCCTGGACCTTCGAGGGCGAGGAGCTGGAGCCGGCCGATCTGCCGAAGCCGGTCCCGGTGTTGGCGGGCGTCGGCGCCGGCACCGCCTGCTTCGTCGGTGAGGCACTGCCCGACGGGCCGCCGGAGGACGGCCCGCGCCTGATCGGTCGGCTGATCGGGACGGGCAGCAGTCCGTTCGCGAGCATCAACCCGGCTGCGGCGCCGGTTGGTTCGGCCAGGCACAGCAGCAACGGCCGCGGGCTGCGGGCGATCAGCGGCCAGGGGGTGCCGCCCCGGTCCGTCGTCATGCCGGTCGAGCCGGTCGAACCGGCCGTCGCGGCCGCCGAGCCGCCGGTGGCACCCGACCCGGCGGTTGCCCCGGAGCCGCCGGCCGTTCCGGAGCCCTCGGCGGCCGGCGAACCCCCGGTCACCCCCGAGCCTCCCGCCGCACCCGAGCCCGCACCCGAGCCCGCACCCGAGCCCGCCCCCATCCACGACGCCGCCCCCGCGCCGACCCCCGTGCTGCCCGACCCGCGTGTCCCGTTCCGCCCCGAGCCCGTCCCGGCCACCGCCACGCCGGCCGCCGGCACCCCGTTCCCGGGCCCGGTGACGGCTCGCACCGACGCCGACGACCTGCTCGCGATCCTCCGCTCCCCGGAGGCGCACGCGATCCGCACCACCCCCCGGGTGCGGCTGCTCGGCCCGGTCGACGTGCTCGGCGCCTGCGGCCCGACGGAGTCGGCCACCGTGCCCGGCCTCACCGAACTCGCCGCCTACCTGGCGCTGAACCCCGGCGCCGACCCCGCCGCGGCCGACCGCGCCCTGCATCCGGGCGACCACGCCCGCCCGGACCAGGCGCTGCCCGCCACCTTCGCCGCCCTGGCCGACTGGATCGGGAGCGACCCGGACGGCCGCGCGTTCCTGCGCCAGGAAGGCGCCGACCGCTTCACCTTCGCCCCGACCGTCACCTGCGACTGGGACGAGTTCCGCAGCCTCTACCGCCGCGGCATGCGCAGCACCAGCACCACCGCCGACGCCGCCCTCGCCCACGCCCTGGCCCTGGTCCGGGGCGCCCCGTTCGCCGAGACCCCCGACGGCGGTTACGGCTGGGCCGAGGCGGCCCGGCAGGACATGCTCGCCGCCATCGTCGACACCGCCCACGAACTCGCCGCCCGCCGCCTGCAGTACGGCGACCACCGCAGCGCCGAGGCCGCCGTCTTCCGCGGCCTGGCCGTCGCCCCGGACGTCGAGCTCCTGCACCGGGACCTGTTCTACGCCTACGCCTCGGCCGGCGCCCGCGACCAGCTCCTCAAGGCCGTCAACCGCCTGGACGCGCTGAGCCGCCGCACCGGCCGCAGCCTCGCCCCCGACACCGTCGCCCTGCTGCGCGACCTGCTCGCCAGCCCCTGA